The DNA segment AGGTGGCGTCTTTGTAATTCCAGATCTTCTGGTACTCGTCGTTCAGCGCCTTTGATTCCGCGGTGAACGAATCGAACGTCTTCTTGATCTGCTCCGGCTTGCTGCCGAACTTCAGTTCCTTCTTCTGGAAGGCCTTGAATTTCTCCTCGAGGATCAGGAAGTCAGCCTTGGCGGCGAAGCCAGCCGCCGGCGTCGCGGCCGGCAGCTTGCGAGAGATGAACTCGTCGCGCACCCGCTTGTACGCAGCCAACGTGGCGTTCTTGTCGCGCGATGACTGTTCGGTGATCACCGCCTGTTTCATGTAGGCCTGGACCACGAACTCGCCCGCCGGCGGCTGCGCGCTGTACTTCTTGATGAAGTCTTTCAAGCAGGCGGACTGCTTGACGTTGTCGTGCGCCTTCTCGTAGGCGTTGCAGGCGAAGAAGTACGCCTGGGCGCTGTCCTGCGGCTTGTCGGAGATCGCCTCGGAGTATTTCTTGTACAGGTCCGCGGCGCGCAGGTACTGCTGATCGTTGTCCAGCAGCGAAGCCGCCAACCCCAGTGCTTCCTTGCGATGTTCGGACCCGGCGAACGTCGGGTCCTGGGCCACGGTCAGATAACCCTTCACCGCCTGATCGAACTCGAAGAAACGATAGTGGTTGCGCGAAGAGTTCCACAGCGCTTCCTTGCCCCACTCCGAATCCGGGTACGACGAGTACAGGCGCTCGTAGCACTTGGTGGCCTCGCCGAACTGGAACAGCTTTTCGTAGATCACGCAGGCGTTGTTCAGGGCCGTGGGCGCGCCCGGATCCTTCGGGTTGGCGTTGACCACGTCGATGAGGTCCAGGGCCAAGCCGACGTCCAGTTCGGTGGAGATCTTGCTGGGCTTGGGCGCCTCCCCTGGCTTCGTCGGCGCAGTGGAGATGCCGGTGACCGTCGCGATACCACCGGTGCTTTCGCGGCAGACCGTCAACTCTTTGTTGGTTCCCTTCTCTTCGTTCTCCATCGACAGCTGCAGACGCTTGGTGATGATGGTGGTCTTCACCGATGCCTTGATCTGGGCGATGCGCTCCAGATAAGGCGCCGCCATGGGCGATTTGCCGCAAGGCGATCCGCTGAACTGGTCGGCGACGCTGAGCAGCTTGCCCAACGCGCAATCCTTCTGCTCTTCGTCCTGAACGTTGAAGTCGATAAAGTAGGTCTGCAAGATCGCGTCGTAGGCCTTGAAGCCAACCTCCGGCTTCGATCCGCAGTAAAGTTCGGTGATCTCGCCCAGGCGCTTCCGGGCCTCGGGCCAGTTGTGGTAGCGCAGGTTGATGACCGCCGCCGCGTACTTCAGATCCGACACGCGATCGTTCTTGATGTACGTGACGTACCAGTCGATGGCCTCGACGTACTTGGTGTAAATCTCCGGCATCGGCAGCGGGCTCACCGGCGGCTTGGTGTTTTTCTCGTCGGGGATGGGCGGGTCCTCGATCTTCTTGTCCCGCTTCATCTCGTCGATGATCTCTTCGTAGGCCTTGATCATCCGGAACGAAGCGTCTTCTTGATACCGGTTGTCCAGCTGCGAATCGCGGACCGCCTGGTACGCGACGATCGCCTGGGGCATCTGACCCGAATAAAACAGGGCGTCGGCGTAGAACGCCGAGAACTCATAGCTGCGCTTCGAGTTCGGGTAGGCAGCCAAATACTTTTCGTAAAGCTCGGCGGCGGTGCGGTAGAGGAGCTTGCACTCGTCCATCTTCTTCGTGTCTTTGGGCGTCTCCAGCGCCTTGGTCTTGCACGCTTGCGCGCCGGCGTGGACGTTGGTGGCGGCGGTCAGCAGCGCGTCTTCCGCCAGTTGCTGGGCGGCCGCCAACGCTTCCGGGTTTTCTCGGTTCTTCTGGTACCAATCGCTGCCCTTGGTGTAGTTGCGGCCCAGCGCTTCGCGCTCTTTCGCCGCCTGCAACAGGTTGCGGTCGCGTTCATAGCTGCGGATGATCTTGTCCTGCACCTTGGGCGCGTCGGTGTAGTACGGCCATTTTTGCAGGATGACCTTGTAGACAGCGACGGCGTCGGAGTACTTGGTGGAGTCAAAGTAGATGTCGCCCAGGCGCTGGAAGACCTCGCGCACGTGCGGCTCGTCCTCGCGGCCTTTGTAGAACTCCTGCGCGCGTTGCAGGCCGTTGATCGGATCGGGCAGCGAATCGCCGTCCCAATCAGGCTCGGAGAAGCTGACGCCCAAGTACTGGATGGCCTCGGGCCGCAGATCCGACCCCACCTTTTGACCGGCCGCCTTTTTCGCGTCGGCGTACTTGACCAGGTTGTCAAACTCGCGCACCGCCTCCGGGAAGCGGTTGTCGCGATAATACGACCAGGCCAGCTTGTAAAGCGCGCGGTCGTAATACGGCGAATCCTTGAAATCGAGCACCTTCCTGAAGGCGGCGATCGCCAGCTTCAGCTCGTTCGGGTTGTCGAAGTGAAACTCGCCGATACGGGTCCAGGACTCGGGGATGAACTTCGAACCTTTCCGGACCGGCGTGCAGTCCTTGTAGGACTGCTCGTCGCCTTTGGTTTGGTTCGCCGGCGGATCCAGCGGCTTGAATTGGTTTTCGCAGACCAGGGCCAGCAGCGCCTGCTTGGCCTCCGCTTCCTGCCCCATCTCGCCGAGACAGAACCCTAGCAAGTAATAGGTGGCGTCCAAAAAGCGATAGCTGGGGAATTCGGTCAGCAGGCGTTTGTACAGGCTGATGGTCGGCGTGTAGTCCACTTTGGGCGGCGGCGTGGTGGGCGGGTTCGCCGATTCGATGGCCTTCTTGTACATCTCGTCCGCGTCCAGGAAATCTTCGGCGGACCTTTCGTAATAAAGCTCGGCCAGCCGGAACATGGCGTCCGGCGTCCAACGCTTGTCGTTCGGGTAGCGTTGCAAGAACGCTTCGAACACGGCGATGGCGTCACGCCGACGGTCGCGCGCCTCTTTCTCGTTTAGGTTGATCTGCGCGTCGTACTTGGCGTTGATCTCCTTGATCTTGTCGGCATAGGCGCGCTTCAAAACCATGCGCGCGGTGCCGCGATACTCGGCGACCATCTCGGAGAAGTGCTGAACGTCCTTGGTCAGCTCGTCCAGCATGCGCGCATCGACCGGCGCCGCCGTTGAAGACGCCGCCGACGCCGTCACGGCCCTCGCGACGCTGCCGGTGCCCATCGCCAGCGACGACGCCAATAACGCCGCCACCGCCGTGCCGCTCATCCACCCACGCCGGCGCCGCCTCACTTGTCTTCCTCCAAGACCTTGCGAAAGTCTTCGTCCAACGCCTTGAGCTCAAGATTCTTCTGGTTGGTCAGCTTGGTCACCGACACCGTCTTCTGATCCTTCAAGCCCCATGAAACGTCGATGATGCCGACGTCGGACTGCACCACCAGCTCGTAAAAGCGATTGGCAACCTTGTTGAACATCGCCTGGGCAAGGCCCCCGCCCAGGTTCTGCGACTCATTCACCACGCCACCCAGCTTGGTGCTGGCCGACGCCAGCTCTTCCTTCTCGCTGGCCAGGAATGTTTTCACCGTCTCCAGTCGCACGTCGACCTGATTGTCGACCCGCTTGTCGAAATCCACCAACTGTTTGTCGATGACGTCGGCGCGCGCCAGAACGCCGTTCATGCGGTCGACCTTTTCCTGATCGTTCCAGGGCAGCCGGTACTTTGCCTTGTTCTGGATGTCCTCTTCCTGGTGCAGGAGCTCGGTTAACCGGGTGGCCTGCGCCCGCTCGGACTGGCCGGCGGCGCCGGAAGCGGCGGCCTCCCGGCTGGCGTCGGCGATCCCCTCGCGCAGCTTGTCGTGCAGCGCGCGCAGCTGGTCCAGCGCGGCCCGCATGTCGGCGACCGGACCCTGGATGTCCTCGGGCCGGATCTTCTGCTCGGCGCGCGAGCTGCGGTAATACTGCTCGACCGCCACCAGCTGCGCTTCCAGCGACTGGATCTCCACGTTCAGATCCGATGCCTGCAGATCCATCGCTTTGAAGCTGTCGGCGATGCTCTTCTCGCGCGCCTTGATCCCTTCCTGCGTGGTGGGCAGGTTGGCCAGCTGGCGCAGCAAGGCGTCCCGTTCGATCGCGATGTGGTCCAGGCTCTTGCGCTCGTCGGGCGAGAGGATGGGATTCAGCACCGCGCGCACCTTGCCGACAAAGCGCTGGCGGACGTCCACCAGCACGTTCTGCACCTCGACGGACCTGGACCGCGCGGCCGCCAGATCGGGGAAGATGCCGACGCGGGACGGACCCTGCATCGCCTCTTCGATCCGCACCACCAGCTTCTGGCTGTCCTGCAGGCTGCGCTGCATTTCGCCCACCTCGCTGGCCAGGCTGATCATGCGCGCCACGTCCGGTTCGGCGCGCACCCACTTGGCCGCGGCCGGCGGCACGAACACCGAGATGTCGAACTTCTCCAGGCTCTTGCCGACCAGGGTGTCGAAGAACGCCGGATCGGTCTGCGACTTGACCAGCGCCGCTTGCAACTGACGGTGAACCGGCTCGATCTCGTCGCGCACCTTCAAGAAAGAATCGTTGGCCAGAAAGAAGTTACCGATGCGCAGCTGCAGGTTGCCCTGCAAAAGCCGCTTGTCCGGCGCGTCCGGAACGTCGGGATAATTGAGCAGCAACAGATCCAACGCGCGCCAAGCCTTGGTCCAGTCCTTGGCCTTGATGTAGGTCCAGGCCTGTTCCTCCAGCGCCGCCGTGAAGTACTGCGATTGCCGCTGGATCGACCCGTACATGTCGACCGCCCGATCGAACTGCGAGCGTTCGTACAAAATGCGCCCGATGGCCAACCGGGAGAGATCCTGAATCTCCTTGGCGCCTTCATCGGCCGGCTGCAGCTTGAGGATCGAATCATAGGTCACCGACGCGGTGGCCAGATCGCCGGTCTTCACCTGGATGGTGCCGATAAAGTACCGCGCTTGGAAATAGTAGGGATTCGACGGCGGGATGGTGTTGAAGACGGCCAGCGCCTCGTCGGTGCGGTTACGGAAGTAAAGGTACTTGCCACGCACATAAGGCACCGACGGCTGCAGGTTCTGGGGCGGGATGTTTTGCAGGCGGGCCAGGTAGTCTTCGATGTGCTCGTAGTCGCCGGTGCGCAGCGAGATCTCCACCAGGCGTTGTAAGGCGTCCTGCTCTCGCCGTGAGCCGGTGTTCTTGCCGATGAAGCTTTCGAAATAGTGGCGGGCGGCGTAGTCGTCGTGCCCCTGGTACAGCGCTTCGCCCAGCAAGAACAGGGCGTCGTCGTGGGCGCGCGAGTTCGGATACTTCTCGACCACGTCGAGGAGAATGGTCGCCGCCTCTTCGTAGTTTTTCAGGCTGAACAGGACCTGGGCGTCCAGCACCCGACGATCGGCGATGTCCGCCGACGGCGGTGGAGCATCCTTAAATTCTTGAGCCATGCCGCGCACGCGCTGATCGAGATCGATCAGCTTGCGCGTATAGTCGTCCACCTCGTCCGCGCGGGCCGCGAGGCTATAAAGACCCATGGCGCCGAGGACGAGCCCGGCAAGCGTGACCTTCCGCTGTGTCATCGACCCTTTGGTTATTTCTTGACCGCCGCTGTTGCTCCACCCTCGGTTGCCGACATCACGTTCACTCGGAAGTCGATCGCCGGACGATCTTGCAGGTTCGTTGTGATGTTGCCTTTTTCGTAGCCAACCACCGCAATAGAAGTGGTCTTCGATTCACCGGCCACGAACGTCTGGCTCGAGTGAACGGTGAACTTGTAACCCTTGAGATAGCTGAACACGCCGAAGCCGTTGCCCTGGTACAGCATCTTCACGCTGAGGGTGTGCGGGCCGGGTTGGATGGCGCCGTTGTAGACATCGAACTCTTGCATCTCGGCCAGGCGGCCGCTGTCGTCGGCCTTGGCGAAGATCTGCACGCCATCGAGGGCATACACCGCCTGGATGAGGCGGAACGAGCTACCCATCTCGTTCTTGTGTTTGATGATGGCGCGTGAGGCGCCGATGACGCCGCCCAGGACCGTCTCCTTGAGCAGGTTGAGGCGCGCCTTGGTGCGAAAGATCTGTTCCTTTAGCTCGTTGACGTTCTTTTCCAGCGAGCGCAGGCGAACGGTGTAGCCGCCGGAGTCCATCGCCGCCGCGGTGGCCGCAGCGGAAACCGGTGGTGCGCCCGAGGTGGCAGGCGCCTCCGTGGCCGGCGTTGAGGCGGCCGGTGCGCCAGCCGGTGCAGCAGCGGCTGGTGCGGCGGCGGGAGCGGCTCGTACCGCCGGCGCGGCCGCGGTCTGGGCAATCGCCAGCGTTCCAGTGGCCAGAATCAAGGCAGCAGAAAACACGCCCAGCGCACGGGCAGCCCCACGCGGAAATGCGTTACGCGGCGATGTCATCAGTGACTCCGTCTACGGTTGCGGTTAGAGGGGCGTGGTGGGAGCGAAAGAAGGGACTCCCGAGGATTTTCTCTATATCAGGACCGACCAGGCGGGTCAATTCTCGCCGGCCAGCCGATCGTCGCTGGCCGGGTGGCGGCAACACCCTTCGGGCAGCATTCGACGCCGCCGTGGAGCGCACGCAACGTGCGTCCGGTGCGCAAGAAAACAAGTCCCGGCAGCCGCCACTGCACGCGAACGAACGCAATTGCCTCAGCGAGCAGCGCGATCAACCGGAAGCGCTTCAGCGGTGGCGCGCGTTCGTTCTTGTTTCAGGACCGCCCACGCCGCTTCCAGTACCGCGTCCACCCCTTCGCCGGTGACCGCGCTGATAAAGTGCAGGTCGATCCCGCGGCGCTCGAACGGCGCCGACAGGCGCGCCCGGGCCCGCCGGACTTCGGGGAGGTCGAGTTTATTGATCACCACCAGCTGCGGGCGCTGGGCCAGCGCCTGATCGTAAAGCATCAGTTCCCGGTTCAGCGTCTCCCAGTCCCGCAGCGGCGTGCGCCCCGGCCCAGCGGTGGCGTCCAGCAGGTGCACCAGCACGCGCGTCCGTTCCAGGTGCCGCAAGAACCGCATGCCCAGCCCGGCACCCTCGTGCGCGCCTTCGATCAAGCCAGGGATGTCCGCCACGACGAAAGACCGTTCGCCGGACAACCGCACCATCCCCAGATTGGGCACCAGCGTCGTGAATGGATAATCAGCGATCTTCGGCCGCGCCGCCGACACCCGCGCGATCAACGACGACTTGCCGACGTTCGGAAATCCCAGCAGGCCGATGTCGGCCAGAAGCTTTAATTCGAGGCGAATGAACCGTTCCTGCCCAGGAAGCCCAGGCTCGGAGCGACGGGGGGCCCGATCGGTCGAGGTGGCGAAGTGAATGTTCCCGCGCCCGCCCTTGCCGCCGACCACCACGGTGAAGCGCTCGCCGTCGGCGCGCAGATCGGCCAGTTGCTCGCCGGTGCCCTCGTCGAAGACTTGCGTCCCTGGCGGCACGCGCAGGATCAGATCATCGCCGGCGCGGCCGTACCGATCTTTGTTCGCCCCGGCCACGCCCGACTTCGCCAGGTATTCCTTGCGATAGCGAAAATCCAGCAGCGTCGACATCCCGCCGTCAACGACCAGGATGACGCTGCCGCCATCGCCACCGTCGCCGCCCGAGGGGCCGCCCTTGGGCACGTACTTCTCGCGCCGGAAGGCCACGGCACCCTTGCCGCCGTCGCCAGCGTGAACATGAATGCGGACTTCGTCGACAAACTGCATGGGCTAACCAGGTCGCGCGCGCGGGCCGACCGTCGCCAGCCCGACCTCAGTTCGCCGCGGGAACGATGCTGCAAACGGTCCGCACGCCCGACCTGGCGTACTTGACGACGCCGGTCTTGAGCGCGAACAGCGTGAAGTCGCGACCGATGCCGACGTGAACGCCGGGGTGAATCACCGTGCCCACCTGGCGAACCAGAATGTTGCCCGCCAGAACCGACTCGCCGCCGTAGCGTTTGACGCCGCGTCGCTGGCCGTTTGAATCGCGGCCGTTGCGAGAGCTTCCCTGACCCTTCTTGTGTGCCATGGCGTTCTTCCTGTGCTGGCGTCCGGCTCAGGCGCCCGGGCGGATGGAGGTGATCTTGAGGGCGGTGAACGGCTGGCGATGGCCGCCTTTGCGGCGATAGCTTTTGCGACGTTTGTACTTGAAGAGGATGATCTTCTTGCCGAGCCCTTGCTCGATGATCTCCGCTTCGACGGTCATGCCGGCCACGGTGGGCTGGCCGACCGACACGTTGCCGCCGTCGTCGGCGAAGAGCAGCGGCCCGAAAGAGATCTTGGTCCCCTCCGGCCCGGTCAGCTTCTCCACGCGCACGGTTTCACCCTCGCTGACGCGGTATTGCTTGCCACCTGACTCGATAACGGCGTACATCAGAAAAAGGCCTCCAAACGAGCGGGGAACTTTAGTGAACCGCACCGGATTGTCAAGGACGGATCGCGCGCCGGCCGTTCCTCACTTTCTGGCGATGACCAGCAGGTTCTGCCCGTAAGGCGGCGCCAGCACGGATTCCAGCCGACTGGTCACAGGAAACACGAATCGGTCATAAAACCGGACCTGGTTTGGGGCCAAGCTAGTTCGTTTCAACACCCTTCCGGAAAGCCACCAGGCGAGAGCGCCGACCAGGTTGCGATACTGGGCTGACACCACCCTGAGCCCAGCATCGCGGATCTTTTGTTCCAGCTCTTTGCGGTCATAGCGCCGGCAGTGCTCGAACCGTTCATCCAGCGTGCCGAAGAGCTCGGGGCGCGCCGGAACGTACAAGCACAAGTAGCCGCCTTTTTTCAACAGGCGGGCGATCGACCGCAAGCAGCCGCGATCGTCGGGCACATGCTCAAGCACGTTGGCGGAGACCACTGCGTCCGCTGTTTCATCACCACGAGCGGAGTTCAGTTCCTCGACGGTGCCATGGAAGACCTCGCTTTCCGGAGGCCTTTGGAACCGCTGGGCCAGCAAGTCGTAAAAGCCGTCGTCGGGTTCGACCAGCACCAGATTGTCGCTATGCTCCCGCAAGCGATCGGACAGCAGGCCGGTGCCCGCACCATGTTCGACCACCGTCCCGTGCAACAACGGCGCGAACGATCCGCACAGCCATTGATAGTAGTTGCGTGCCTCGGCCATCGGACCGAGTTCGAATGCGAAACTCTCCGACATGGCCTAGATCGGGTCGATGAACCGCGCCCGCAACATGACATAGAGGGCGCTGACGGCGTCCTTGAAACCGATCTTCTTCCCCTGCTCGTAGGTGCGGCCGCGGTATGAGATCGGCACCTCGTAGATGCGCCATTGCTTGCCGCGCGCGATCTTCATGGTGATCTCCGGCTCAAAGCCGAAGCGATTCGAACGGAGCGTGGTTGGCTTGATCACCTCGGCGCGGAAAACCTTGTAGCAGGTTTCCATGTCGCTCATGTTCAACCCGGACAACATGTTCGAGAAAGCAGTGAGCATGTTGTTGCCAATGCTGTGCCAGTAGTAAAGCACCCGTTGCGCGCCCGCACCGCCTTTGAATCGGCTGCCGTAGACCACATCGGCGTCGCCGTCGAGGATCGGCTTGAGCAGATTCGGATAGTCGGATGGATCGTATTCCAGATCGGCGTCCTGGATCAGGATGATATCACCCGTGGCCTCGGCCAGGCCGGTCCGGATGGCGGCGCCTTTGCCATGATTTTTGTCGTGAAACAGTACCCGTTCACCGGCTACCGCCTGGTTGGTCAGAATCTCGCGCGTCCCATCAGTCGAGTAGTCGTCGACCACGATGATTTCTTTTTCCAGGTCGGGCAGCGGGACGGCGCGCACGCGCGCAAGAATCTCGTTGATGTACTCGTGCTCGTTGTAGGCCGGGATGATGATGCTTAGCCGCTGGCGGTCCGCTGACACGCGCGCATCTTAGGGGCGGTCCTCAGCGACGTAAAGAGGCGCGACTGCCAGCCCGACGAACGGGCGGTGCCTCGGTCGATCTTAGTTCGCCTTGGTCCCGCGCTCCAAGATGTAGTAGCCATCGTCGATCATCGCCTCGGCCACCCGGTAGCCGGGGATCTCGCACGAGTAGCGAACGCCCCCCATCCGATACGAGCCGGCGTCACCGTGGCACAACACCAAGTTCGGCGTGGCTCGGTCGCCTTCCCCGGTGACGAAAACAGTTCGTCCAGGATAAAGCAGACCGATCTTGAATGCCGAAGGCGTGATGCCCAATTCCTGATCACCAATCTTTTGGGTCCAGGCCTCGGCGCGGTTCAAGGCGCGGTACGACGGTTCTTGCCACTGTCGATGCTTAAGCCCCAAACCCAAAGCCAACAGCGCCGGCATTACCACCACCGCGACGCGCGCCACCCGGGCCAACGGCAGACGCCCGAAAAACTGGGCCAAGAGCTCGGCATAGCCGACCAGCAGAAACGCCACCACCGGCAAGATCAACCGACGCGACAACACCACCGAGTCGAGAAAGCCAACACCCCAGTCGACAAAAAAGTAGATGCTGAACATCGCGATGGAAGCACCAATGGCGAACAGCGCGCCAAAATCGCGGCGGCGCCAGAACGGCACCACGCCCGCGATCAACAATGGCGGACAAAGCACCAATGATTTCCAGTACGCACGGCCCGAGGTGTTCAGAAATCGTAAACCGAACGCCTGGCTGGCCGACACATTGTAACTAGAGTGCACGGTTCCGTGCGACATCAGGTTCAGCGCCACGGTAATCCCGGCGCCAATGGCCATTCCAATCATCAGCGGCGCCATCAATCGCAGCACCGGCAAAGGACGCCGGCCTTCCCGCAGCAAGACCAACGACTGTCCGGCCAGTATCGCTCCGACGGTGACCACGCCGTAGGTTTTAATCGCCATGGTGAGGGCCGCGAAGAGCACGGTTTGCCAAACCGCGCCCCGACGAACGAAGTACCAGGTGCCCAACCCCAAAAACGCCAAGCCGACATCCGCCATCACGGTCCGCGACAACAGGACCACAGTCGGATCCATCAAGACGATGAGGCCCCATAGCCTTGAGTGGCCCCAGGACTCCAGTGCTCGGCTTGCGATCCAAGCAAGGGCGATCCCCGCCAATAAACCCGGCACGAATACCAGCGACGGTGACAAGGCCAGGAACGGCACCATCAGCAGCGAGAAAAACAGCGGATACTTCGGGATCAATCCGGGCACGTCGTGGCGCTCGTACCAGATGCCGGGATCCATCGGGGTCGGGTGAACGCGGCCTTGAATCATCAAGCGCGTCTGCCCGATGTAGCCGACCTCGTCACCGAAACTCAGACTCAGAGGCCAGGTTGCAACCGCCATACCCAGCCAACAAAGGACGCTTAGCCAAAAAATAGCCACATGAACGGGCGATCTGGGAATTACTGGCGACGACGACGGAACAGACGTTCCTGATTCACTCATGCCTTCGCTCCTTTCCATCAGCGCCGCTCCGCAAAGTCATACGGCGGGCGAAAAACCCCGCGTTCGGTGACGATGGCCCCCACCAGGCGGCTCGGCGTCACATCGAACACCGGGTTGCAAATCGGCACGCCGGCCGGCACCACGGTGCGGCCGCCGACGCGCGCCACCTCGTCGCCGCTGCGTTCTTCGATAACGATTTCGCGGCCCGAATCGGTGCTGGCGTCGACGGTGGTCTGGGGCGCGGCGACGACGAACGGCACCCCGAACACCGACGACGACGCCGCCACGCCGGCGGTGCCGATCTTGTTGGCCACGTCGCCGCGCCGGGTGATGCGATCGGCGCCCACCACCACCGCGCCGACTTTGCCGCTGGACAAGAAATGTCCGGCGGCGCCGTCGACGATCACCGCGCAGTCGATGCCGTCCTGGCGCAGCTCCCAGGCGGTCAAGCGCGCGCCTTGAAACCACGGCCTCGTCTCGTCGCACAGCACGCGAAAGCGTTTGCCGGCCGCCACCGCCGCGCGAATCACGCCCAGCGCTGTCCCATACCCAGCGGTGGCCAGCGCGCCGGCGTTGCAGTGGGTCAGCACGAAGCCGTCGTCGGGTAACAGCGCCGCGCCGTGCGCGCCGATGGCCCGGCAAGCGGCCAGATCCTCCGACCACACGGCGCGCGCTTCGGCGAAGGGATCGCGCTCGCTGGTCAGCGCGTTGGCCATGCGATGCAACGCCGCGCCCAGATTCACCGCCGTCGGGCGCGTCGACCCGAGCGCCTTCATCACGGCGCGCACAGCGACGGGCGACGGATCCTCGCCCCAGGCCAGGGCCACGCCGAAAGCGGCGGCGCAACCGATGGCCGGCGCGCCGCGCACCTCCATGTCGCGGATGGCCCGGGCGATGTCCTGCCACGAGTCGTAGGCGGTCCAGATCTCGTCATCAGGCAGGCGACGCTGGTCCAGCATCACCACCCGATCGTCGCGCCAGAAGATCGGCGACAGCACGCCCGGATGGTCGGCAGGTCGTTGCCCGGGCCCGAGCGAGATCGCCGCCATGATTCGCCCCCGCGCTCAGCCTTGGCCCAGCAACCGCCGCAGGATTTCGTTCACGCTCTTCGGGTTGGCCTTCCCGCTGGTTTCTTTCATCACCGCACCGACGAAAAATCCCATCAGCTGGGTCTTGCCGCCGCGGAAGCGCGCCGCCTCGTCGGGGTTGGCGTCGACCACCCGCTTGCACGCCTCTTCCAGCGCGCCGCTGTCCGAGACCTGGGCCAGCCCCTCGGCAGCGATGATGTCGCCGGCCTTGCGACGCTCGGTCCACATGCGGGCGAAGACGTCCTTGCCCAGCTTGCCGGAAAGGATTCCTTTTTCGACCAGCGCCACCAGCTCGGCCAGCGCCGCGGGGGCGATGGGCAAGTCGGCGTCGCCCAGGCGGCGCGGATCGTCGACCCGGGCCAAGACCTCATTGATCACCCAGTTGGCGGCGCGTTTGGGCACGGCGCCGGCGGCGACGGTGGCGTCGAAATAGGCGGCGATCTCTTTTTCGGCCACCAGCACGCCGGCGTCTTGCGGCGACAGGCCAGACGCTATCGTATAGCGGGCAAAGCGATCCTCCGGCAGCTCCGGCAACGACTTTCGCGCCGCTGCCAGCGCGGCGTCGTCCACCACCAGGGGCGGCAGATCCGGCTCCGGGAAGTAACGATAATCGTGCGCCTGCTCTTTCGAGCGCATGGCAGCGGTGATCCCTCGCGACGCGTCCCAGAGGCGCGTCTCTTGAATGATGCGCTCGCCGCGATCCAGCAGCTCGGCTTGCCGTTTGATCTCGTGCTCGATGGCGTCGCGCACGTTCTTGAACGAGTTCATGTTCTTGAGCTCGGTCCTGGTGCCGTAGGCCTGCACGCCGCGCAGCCGCAGCGACACGTTGG comes from the Polyangia bacterium genome and includes:
- a CDS encoding tetratricopeptide repeat protein; the protein is MGLYSLAARADEVDDYTRKLIDLDQRVRGMAQEFKDAPPPSADIADRRVLDAQVLFSLKNYEEAATILLDVVEKYPNSRAHDDALFLLGEALYQGHDDYAARHYFESFIGKNTGSRREQDALQRLVEISLRTGDYEHIEDYLARLQNIPPQNLQPSVPYVRGKYLYFRNRTDEALAVFNTIPPSNPYYFQARYFIGTIQVKTGDLATASVTYDSILKLQPADEGAKEIQDLSRLAIGRILYERSQFDRAVDMYGSIQRQSQYFTAALEEQAWTYIKAKDWTKAWRALDLLLLNYPDVPDAPDKRLLQGNLQLRIGNFFLANDSFLKVRDEIEPVHRQLQAALVKSQTDPAFFDTLVGKSLEKFDISVFVPPAAAKWVRAEPDVARMISLASEVGEMQRSLQDSQKLVVRIEEAMQGPSRVGIFPDLAAARSRSVEVQNVLVDVRQRFVGKVRAVLNPILSPDERKSLDHIAIERDALLRQLANLPTTQEGIKAREKSIADSFKAMDLQASDLNVEIQSLEAQLVAVEQYYRSSRAEQKIRPEDIQGPVADMRAALDQLRALHDKLREGIADASREAAASGAAGQSERAQATRLTELLHQEEDIQNKAKYRLPWNDQEKVDRMNGVLARADVIDKQLVDFDKRVDNQVDVRLETVKTFLASEKEELASASTKLGGVVNESQNLGGGLAQAMFNKVANRFYELVVQSDVGIIDVSWGLKDQKTVSVTKLTNQKNLELKALDEDFRKVLEEDK
- a CDS encoding tetratricopeptide repeat protein, whose amino-acid sequence is MSGTAVAALLASSLAMGTGSVARAVTASAASSTAAPVDARMLDELTKDVQHFSEMVAEYRGTARMVLKRAYADKIKEINAKYDAQINLNEKEARDRRRDAIAVFEAFLQRYPNDKRWTPDAMFRLAELYYERSAEDFLDADEMYKKAIESANPPTTPPPKVDYTPTISLYKRLLTEFPSYRFLDATYYLLGFCLGEMGQEAEAKQALLALVCENQFKPLDPPANQTKGDEQSYKDCTPVRKGSKFIPESWTRIGEFHFDNPNELKLAIAAFRKVLDFKDSPYYDRALYKLAWSYYRDNRFPEAVREFDNLVKYADAKKAAGQKVGSDLRPEAIQYLGVSFSEPDWDGDSLPDPINGLQRAQEFYKGREDEPHVREVFQRLGDIYFDSTKYSDAVAVYKVILQKWPYYTDAPKVQDKIIRSYERDRNLLQAAKEREALGRNYTKGSDWYQKNRENPEALAAAQQLAEDALLTAATNVHAGAQACKTKALETPKDTKKMDECKLLYRTAAELYEKYLAAYPNSKRSYEFSAFYADALFYSGQMPQAIVAYQAVRDSQLDNRYQEDASFRMIKAYEEIIDEMKRDKKIEDPPIPDEKNTKPPVSPLPMPEIYTKYVEAIDWYVTYIKNDRVSDLKYAAAVINLRYHNWPEARKRLGEITELYCGSKPEVGFKAYDAILQTYFIDFNVQDEEQKDCALGKLLSVADQFSGSPCGKSPMAAPYLERIAQIKASVKTTIITKRLQLSMENEEKGTNKELTVCRESTGGIATVTGISTAPTKPGEAPKPSKISTELDVGLALDLIDVVNANPKDPGAPTALNNACVIYEKLFQFGEATKCYERLYSSYPDSEWGKEALWNSSRNHYRFFEFDQAVKGYLTVAQDPTFAGSEHRKEALGLAASLLDNDQQYLRAADLYKKYSEAISDKPQDSAQAYFFACNAYEKAHDNVKQSACLKDFIKKYSAQPPAGEFVVQAYMKQAVITEQSSRDKNATLAAYKRVRDEFISRKLPAATPAAGFAAKADFLILEEKFKAFQKKELKFGSKPEQIKKTFDSFTAESKALNDEYQKIWNYKDATWTLAAFLRSGDIYYEFAQKLIKAANNPPDDVKKLAKMACKANPDDCGMVEGQYKDAVYQFVTPVEDEAKKRWKDTLARASQLGVTNEYVKKARENLSKYLPDEFPFIKDEKIGLEYP
- the obgE gene encoding GTPase ObgE, with amino-acid sequence MQFVDEVRIHVHAGDGGKGAVAFRREKYVPKGGPSGGDGGDGGSVILVVDGGMSTLLDFRYRKEYLAKSGVAGANKDRYGRAGDDLILRVPPGTQVFDEGTGEQLADLRADGERFTVVVGGKGGRGNIHFATSTDRAPRRSEPGLPGQERFIRLELKLLADIGLLGFPNVGKSSLIARVSAARPKIADYPFTTLVPNLGMVRLSGERSFVVADIPGLIEGAHEGAGLGMRFLRHLERTRVLVHLLDATAGPGRTPLRDWETLNRELMLYDQALAQRPQLVVINKLDLPEVRRARARLSAPFERRGIDLHFISAVTGEGVDAVLEAAWAVLKQERTRATAEALPVDRAAR
- the rpmA gene encoding 50S ribosomal protein L27, with protein sequence MAHKKGQGSSRNGRDSNGQRRGVKRYGGESVLAGNILVRQVGTVIHPGVHVGIGRDFTLFALKTGVVKYARSGVRTVCSIVPAAN
- the rplU gene encoding 50S ribosomal protein L21; protein product: MYAVIESGGKQYRVSEGETVRVEKLTGPEGTKISFGPLLFADDGGNVSVGQPTVAGMTVEAEIIEQGLGKKIILFKYKRRKSYRRKGGHRQPFTALKITSIRPGA